In Azospirillaceae bacterium, a genomic segment contains:
- the pyrH gene encoding UMP kinase, which produces MAARYKRVLLKISGEALMGGRDYGLDQDVVNRVANEVKTVLAMGIEVCLVIGGGNIFRGVSGAASGMERATADNMGMLATVMNALAMQSALERIGVPTRVQSAIPMASVCEPFIRRRAVRHMEKGRVVIFAAGTGNPFFTTDTAAALRASEMNCDALLKGTKVDGVYTADPKKDPTAQRLERLTYLHVLSNDLQVMDATAISLARENNIPILVFSIHEESAFAEVMDGRGHFTIITEEEA; this is translated from the coding sequence TCTGTTGAAGATTTCGGGTGAGGCGCTGATGGGGGGCCGTGACTACGGCCTTGACCAGGATGTCGTCAATCGCGTCGCCAACGAAGTGAAGACCGTGTTGGCCATGGGCATCGAGGTTTGCCTGGTCATCGGCGGCGGCAACATCTTCCGCGGCGTCTCCGGCGCCGCGTCCGGCATGGAGCGCGCCACCGCCGACAACATGGGCATGCTGGCCACCGTCATGAACGCCCTGGCGATGCAGAGCGCCCTGGAGCGCATCGGCGTGCCCACCCGGGTGCAGTCCGCCATCCCCATGGCCAGCGTGTGCGAGCCCTTCATCCGCCGCCGCGCCGTGCGTCACATGGAAAAGGGCCGGGTGGTGATTTTCGCCGCCGGCACCGGCAACCCCTTCTTCACCACCGACACGGCCGCGGCCCTGCGCGCCTCGGAAATGAATTGCGACGCCCTGCTGAAGGGCACCAAGGTGGACGGCGTCTACACCGCCGACCCCAAGAAGGATCCCACGGCCCAGCGGCTGGAGCGGCTGACCTATCTGCATGTGTTGTCCAACGACCTTCAGGTCATGGACGCGACGGCGATTTCGCTGGCGCGTGAGAACAACATTCCTATCCTCGTCTTTTCCATCCATGAGGAAAGCGCCTTCGCTGAAGTCATGGATGGAAGGGGCCATTTCACGATCATCACGGAAGAAGAGGCTTGA
- the frr gene encoding ribosome recycling factor, whose translation MAAPDIDGISRRMDGAIESLRKDFAGLRTGRASANLLDPVQVEAYGSTMPLNQVATVSVPEPRLIIVQVWDRGMIKATDKAIREAGLGLNPQADGNTIRVPIPDLNQERRQELVKVAKQYAEQARVAVRNVRRDGMDHLKKLQKDGDLSEDEHKTWSDKVQTLTDTHIKKIDEAFAAKEKDITQI comes from the coding sequence GTGGCCGCCCCCGATATTGATGGCATCAGCCGGCGCATGGATGGCGCCATTGAGAGCCTGCGCAAGGATTTCGCCGGTCTGCGCACCGGCCGTGCATCGGCCAACCTGCTGGACCCGGTCCAGGTGGAGGCCTACGGCTCCACCATGCCCCTGAACCAGGTGGCGACGGTCAGCGTGCCGGAACCCCGCCTGATCATCGTGCAGGTTTGGGACCGCGGCATGATCAAGGCCACGGACAAGGCCATCCGCGAAGCCGGCCTGGGCCTGAACCCGCAGGCCGATGGCAACACCATCCGCGTGCCCATCCCGGATCTGAACCAGGAGCGCCGCCAGGAACTGGTGAAGGTGGCCAAGCAGTATGCCGAACAGGCCCGCGTGGCCGTGCGCAACGTGCGTCGCGACGGCATGGACCATCTGAAGAAGTTGCAGAAGGACGGTGACCTGTCCGAGGACGAGCACAAGACGTGGTCGGACAAGGTGCAGACCCTGACCGACACGCACATCAAGAAGATCGATGAGGCGTTCGCGGCCAAGGAAAAGGACATCACCCAAATCTGA
- a CDS encoding isoprenyl transferase, translated as MSGAAAPLNDRPPTHIAIIMDGNGRWATRRSLPRTAGHKKGVEAVRRVLEAARELGVSYLTLFSFSSENWSRPEGEVSELMHLLRFYLRGEIATLHKNGVRLRIIGDRSRLAPDIVTLIENAENLTGNNTRLTLVMALSYGSRQEIASAARRLATEVQAGRLTPDQVTVESLGASLYTQDIPDPDLVIRTSGEKRISNFLLWQMAYAELVFVETLWPDFGRQDLDDAIQEFHRRDRRYGATVGTR; from the coding sequence ATGTCCGGTGCAGCAGCGCCCCTGAACGACCGTCCGCCCACCCATATCGCCATCATCATGGATGGCAATGGACGCTGGGCGACGCGCCGGAGCCTGCCGCGCACCGCTGGCCACAAGAAGGGCGTCGAGGCGGTGCGGCGCGTGCTGGAAGCCGCGCGTGAGCTCGGCGTCTCCTACCTCACCCTGTTCAGCTTCTCGTCCGAGAACTGGAGCCGGCCGGAGGGGGAGGTCAGCGAGCTGATGCACCTGCTGCGCTTCTATCTGCGGGGCGAGATCGCCACCCTGCACAAGAACGGCGTGCGGCTGCGCATCATCGGCGACCGGTCGCGGCTGGCGCCCGACATCGTCACCCTGATCGAGAACGCGGAAAACCTGACCGGCAACAACACCCGACTGACGCTGGTGATGGCGCTCAGCTACGGGTCGCGGCAGGAAATCGCGTCGGCTGCCCGCCGCCTGGCGACGGAAGTGCAGGCCGGGCGCCTGACGCCGGATCAGGTGACGGTGGAAAGCTTGGGCGCGTCGCTCTATACCCAGGACATCCCCGATCCGGACCTGGTGATCCGCACCAGCGGGGAAAAACGCATCAGCAACTTCCTGCTGTGGCAGATGGCCTATGCGGAGCTGGTGTTCGTGGAAACGCTGTGGCCGGACTTTGGTCGCCAGGATCTGGATGACGCCATCCAGGAATTCCATCGGCGCGACCGCCGGTATGGGGCAACGGTTGGAACGCGC